A single genomic interval of Treponema sp. J25 harbors:
- a CDS encoding methyl-accepting chemotaxis protein: protein MFGKLSLRVKILFGYGLVILIAAIIGSIGWLGLEGLGKEIHTMGEISIPSIVNIETIVVRMERIKVAIRTLCSPYATQEDIQRQFDNIEKARTEYRAALAEYEKASKTPQEENLYRDMLQKIEASAKENNAIIEDAKKLLQMDQGAARDRLIQDINQRALSGSNREAFDAMITAANKLLEYIKTYYGKERVSQSISLSERLILIIQVALVTGVLLAITLGLLITNSISRPMNKSSRELTLSSDNLEGAANQIASASQELSSGASELASSVEEITSSMEELQSIIESNTKSVNEAELLMKETASAAAASSTRTEELLTMMQEISENSRKVVKINKVIDDIAFQTSILALNAAVEAARAGEAGRGFAVVADQVKALAQKSAEASSETSELIETVVSNIEKGTQRTQEVTTDVKKVSEAANKVNILLDEINRAFKEQSKGASQVTKAISQVNTVVQQTAASSEETASAGEELLSQVEQLRSIVDTLNRITNGSKKQQKEGGETEEPQGKREKKSLSRIGANGNTQRNKSAQNLTRTIHEELESVHHEGHGSGNGKETDEVERISPEKVIPLEDFKDF from the coding sequence ATGTTTGGGAAACTCAGTTTACGGGTAAAAATATTATTTGGCTACGGCCTGGTTATACTTATTGCCGCCATCATAGGAAGCATAGGATGGCTTGGCCTGGAAGGATTGGGAAAAGAAATCCATACTATGGGAGAAATTTCCATTCCTTCTATCGTAAATATAGAAACCATCGTGGTCCGGATGGAACGCATTAAAGTAGCCATTCGCACCCTCTGCTCCCCTTATGCAACACAAGAAGATATCCAGCGCCAATTTGACAACATTGAAAAAGCCCGCACCGAATACCGAGCCGCTCTGGCAGAATACGAAAAAGCTTCCAAGACACCGCAAGAAGAAAATCTTTACCGAGATATGCTACAAAAAATAGAAGCCTCTGCAAAAGAAAACAACGCGATCATCGAAGATGCCAAAAAGTTGTTACAGATGGATCAGGGGGCCGCCCGGGACCGGCTTATACAGGACATAAATCAGCGGGCCCTATCGGGGTCTAACCGAGAAGCCTTTGATGCTATGATAACCGCGGCAAATAAACTTCTTGAATATATAAAGACCTATTATGGGAAAGAACGGGTTAGCCAGAGCATCTCTCTTTCCGAGAGACTCATTCTCATCATTCAAGTAGCTCTAGTCACTGGCGTACTCCTGGCTATTACCCTTGGCCTTCTTATCACCAACTCCATTAGCCGTCCCATGAACAAGAGTAGCCGGGAACTTACCCTTTCGAGCGACAATCTGGAAGGAGCGGCGAACCAGATTGCGTCGGCCAGCCAGGAACTTTCAAGTGGGGCAAGCGAACTGGCAAGTTCCGTGGAAGAAATCACCAGTAGCATGGAAGAACTGCAGTCCATCATTGAAAGCAACACCAAGAGCGTAAACGAAGCGGAACTCCTCATGAAAGAAACCGCCAGTGCCGCCGCCGCAAGCAGCACCCGCACCGAAGAACTCCTTACCATGATGCAGGAAATCAGCGAAAACAGTCGCAAGGTGGTTAAGATTAACAAGGTTATCGACGACATTGCTTTCCAGACCTCTATCCTCGCCTTGAACGCGGCGGTAGAGGCCGCCCGGGCCGGTGAGGCGGGTCGGGGTTTCGCGGTGGTGGCAGACCAGGTAAAGGCCCTGGCGCAGAAAAGCGCCGAAGCCTCCAGCGAAACCAGCGAACTTATCGAAACCGTGGTTTCAAACATTGAAAAAGGAACCCAGCGGACCCAGGAAGTGACCACGGATGTAAAGAAAGTAAGCGAGGCCGCAAATAAAGTAAACATCCTGCTCGACGAAATTAACCGGGCCTTTAAAGAACAGAGTAAGGGAGCCAGCCAGGTAACCAAGGCCATTAGCCAGGTAAATACGGTGGTCCAGCAAACCGCCGCTTCCAGCGAAGAAACCGCCTCGGCAGGGGAAGAACTCCTTTCTCAGGTAGAACAATTGCGGAGTATTGTGGATACCCTGAACCGGATTACCAATGGGAGCAAAAAACAACAAAAGGAGGGGGGTGAAACAGAAGAGCCCCAGGGGAAAAGGGAGAAAAAATCCCTATCTCGCATAGGGGCTAACGGGAATACCCAGAGGAACAAATCGGCCCAGAACCTTACAAGAACCATTCACGAAGAACTAGAAAGTGTTCACCACGAAGGCCATGGTTCAGGAAATGGAAAGGAAACCGATGAGGTGGAACGGATTAGCCCTGAGAAGGTGATTCCTCTGGAAGATTTTAAGGACTTTTAA
- a CDS encoding chemotaxis protein CheD — protein sequence MITYASQEKAICFNFQPERLTEYFLNPGELIFTKRPAILKTVLGSCVAVCLYDTVHRWGAMCHYLLPVAPSDMHRSTKYGDIAIKVLLNRFLIKHGSCRENLVATIVGGAFIVFDEREIFFIGDKNVEIAETLLRKEKIRIIARYTGGESGRRVFFNTLNNKIVVHNLYEIDMDDLYNPDF from the coding sequence ATGATAACCTATGCATCCCAGGAAAAAGCGATTTGTTTTAATTTTCAACCAGAACGATTGACCGAATATTTTTTGAATCCGGGAGAACTCATATTCACCAAACGACCGGCAATCCTTAAAACGGTCCTCGGATCATGTGTCGCGGTCTGTCTGTATGACACCGTACATCGATGGGGCGCCATGTGTCACTACCTTTTACCAGTAGCCCCATCGGATATGCACCGAAGCACTAAGTATGGAGATATCGCTATTAAGGTTCTGTTGAATCGATTTTTAATAAAGCATGGATCCTGTCGAGAAAATCTTGTTGCCACCATTGTCGGCGGGGCCTTTATCGTTTTTGACGAACGGGAAATCTTTTTTATAGGTGATAAAAATGTGGAAATCGCCGAAACTCTTTTAAGAAAAGAAAAGATTCGGATCATTGCCCGCTACACTGGTGGAGAAAGCGGTAGACGGGTCTTTTTTAATACCCTGAACAACAAGATTGTTGTTCATAATTTGTATGAAATCGATATGGATGATCTTTATAATCCTGATTTTTAA
- a CDS encoding chemotaxis protein CheW: MAGTTNKYLLFTIEKERYGIPIGKVQEVIRYTPITPLHETSQFLKGVINLRGRIIPVIDMRLKFNLPEKAYTDRTVFIIVEILGTREVSHIGIAVDAVQEVVDIPEDLINRTPEIGFKFKSKYLQGIAQLNDRMVMILNLDAILSTDEVVELQQNLTEKAG, from the coding sequence ATGGCAGGAACAACCAATAAATATCTCCTGTTTACCATAGAAAAAGAACGCTATGGTATCCCTATTGGGAAAGTGCAGGAGGTTATTCGGTACACCCCCATCACCCCTCTTCATGAAACAAGCCAGTTTTTAAAGGGGGTGATCAATCTGCGGGGTCGCATTATCCCCGTAATTGATATGCGTCTAAAATTTAATCTTCCCGAAAAGGCCTACACGGATCGCACCGTATTTATCATTGTAGAAATTCTGGGCACCCGGGAGGTAAGTCACATTGGTATCGCCGTTGATGCGGTCCAGGAGGTGGTAGATATTCCAGAGGATCTCATCAACCGGACGCCTGAGATCGGCTTTAAGTTCAAAAGCAAATATTTGCAGGGAATCGCCCAATTAAATGACCGGATGGTGATGATACTGAATCTGGATGCAATTCTTTCTACCGACGAGGTAGTAGAATTGCAACAAAACCTAACCGAGAAGGCTGGATAA
- a CDS encoding heavy metal translocating P-type ATPase, translated as MHIQQYEIQGMTCSACARAIERAVKKLPGVQEGVVNFASEKLLVQFDESKVSPEAIMTAVQKAGYTASLPSASEDTHQAAKDREQASLRRRLIGAALCTLPLLYLAMGPMVGLPVPAIFNIEKNPLPAALIQLLLVVPVLFAGRRFYIDGFRAIVHGGPNMDSLIALGTSAALLYSLYETIRLFQGAHHGNHGLYYETAATIITLILLGKTLENRSKGRASEAIKKLMRLRPKTALIIREGREFEVPVEFINPGDRVLVKPGTTIPVDGMVVEGSSSVDESMLTGESLPVEKGTGSPVYGGTLNNQGILVIEATKVGSESLLSQIIHLVETAQGSRAPIARLADQVSGVFVPIVVAIAFLSALAWYLAGQDIFFSLTVLVAVLTIACPCALGLATPTAIMVGSGRAAELGILFKSGEALERAHTINLVALDKTGTITEGKPRLTDLWTAPQEKGLFDTTVPESNGRPAQGPLQTSSSEGFLTGEVPGFTESWLLRLAASLEKASEHPLASAIVQAAQEQKLELLPVQDVQAYPGKGIEGTVEHDAAPHTLFVGNRVFLEERGVHQNEAFAAGMSKAETLYQEGKTVLHVALDGQYLGLLAVADTLRPTSKGAIEHLKAAGITTVLISGDHQHTAEAIAAQVGIERVFAEVLPQDKAAIVQQLKEEGFRVAMVGDGINDAPALASADVGIAIGAGTDIAMESADIVLVHSDPRDILTALQISRRVMRTIKQNLFWAFAYNVLGIPIAAGLLHVFGGPLLNPMLAAAAMSFSSVSVVLNALRLRYYRG; from the coding sequence ATGCACATACAACAATACGAAATTCAGGGGATGACCTGTAGCGCCTGCGCCCGGGCGATAGAGCGGGCCGTCAAAAAACTTCCAGGGGTCCAGGAAGGGGTTGTCAATTTTGCCAGTGAAAAACTCCTGGTCCAATTCGATGAAAGCAAGGTAAGCCCCGAAGCCATCATGACCGCCGTACAGAAAGCGGGCTATACCGCCAGCCTCCCCTCCGCCAGCGAGGATACCCACCAGGCAGCGAAGGATCGGGAACAGGCCAGTCTCCGGCGCCGCCTTATCGGGGCTGCTCTTTGTACGCTCCCCCTCCTCTATCTTGCCATGGGTCCCATGGTGGGTCTGCCGGTGCCGGCTATCTTCAACATAGAAAAAAATCCTCTTCCGGCCGCCCTAATCCAATTACTCCTGGTGGTACCGGTTCTTTTTGCGGGTCGTCGGTTTTATATCGATGGCTTTCGGGCCATAGTCCACGGGGGGCCCAACATGGACAGCCTCATTGCCCTAGGGACCAGCGCGGCCCTCCTGTATAGTCTCTACGAAACCATACGCCTTTTCCAGGGAGCCCATCATGGGAACCATGGACTGTACTATGAAACGGCGGCCACCATCATCACCTTGATCCTTTTAGGGAAAACCCTGGAAAACCGCTCCAAAGGCCGGGCAAGCGAGGCGATTAAGAAACTGATGCGGCTGCGTCCCAAGACAGCCCTCATCATCCGAGAGGGCCGGGAATTCGAGGTGCCCGTAGAATTCATTAACCCGGGGGACCGGGTTCTAGTAAAACCGGGAACCACTATCCCCGTCGACGGCATGGTTGTGGAAGGTTCCAGCAGCGTCGATGAATCGATGCTTACCGGCGAAAGCCTTCCCGTCGAAAAGGGCACGGGGAGCCCCGTGTATGGAGGAACCCTGAACAATCAGGGGATCCTTGTTATCGAAGCCACCAAAGTAGGCTCAGAAAGTCTTCTTTCCCAGATTATCCATCTGGTGGAAACCGCCCAGGGGTCCCGGGCCCCCATTGCCCGACTGGCGGACCAGGTATCGGGGGTCTTCGTACCCATAGTGGTGGCCATCGCCTTTCTTTCGGCCCTTGCCTGGTACCTGGCAGGACAGGATATCTTCTTTAGTCTTACCGTCCTTGTGGCGGTCCTGACTATCGCCTGTCCCTGCGCCCTGGGTCTCGCTACCCCCACGGCCATCATGGTGGGAAGCGGACGGGCCGCCGAATTGGGAATCCTCTTTAAATCAGGGGAAGCCCTGGAACGGGCCCACACTATCAATCTAGTCGCCCTGGACAAAACGGGCACCATAACCGAGGGGAAACCCCGGCTTACCGACCTGTGGACAGCCCCTCAAGAGAAAGGCCTTTTTGATACCACTGTCCCAGAATCCAACGGCAGACCTGCCCAGGGGCCGCTCCAGACGAGTTCCTCAGAGGGTTTTCTTACTGGAGAGGTCCCCGGATTTACGGAAAGCTGGTTGCTACGTCTTGCCGCCTCCCTTGAGAAAGCATCGGAACATCCCCTCGCCTCTGCCATTGTCCAGGCGGCTCAGGAACAAAAGCTCGAACTGCTGCCGGTTCAGGACGTACAGGCCTATCCGGGCAAGGGAATCGAGGGTACCGTCGAACACGATGCCGCGCCCCATACCCTCTTCGTGGGGAACCGGGTTTTTCTGGAAGAAAGGGGGGTCCACCAAAATGAAGCCTTTGCTGCAGGCATGTCCAAGGCCGAAACCCTGTATCAGGAAGGGAAAACGGTGCTCCATGTGGCCCTGGACGGTCAGTATCTGGGACTTCTCGCCGTAGCGGACACCCTGCGACCCACGAGTAAAGGGGCTATCGAACACCTTAAGGCGGCGGGCATTACCACCGTCCTCATAAGCGGAGACCATCAACATACCGCAGAGGCCATTGCAGCGCAGGTAGGGATTGAGCGGGTCTTTGCGGAGGTGCTCCCCCAGGATAAGGCCGCAATTGTCCAACAGCTAAAGGAAGAAGGGTTTCGGGTTGCCATGGTAGGAGATGGAATTAACGACGCACCGGCTCTGGCCAGCGCCGACGTGGGCATCGCCATTGGGGCCGGCACCGATATAGCCATGGAAAGCGCCGATATTGTGCTGGTACATAGCGATCCCCGGGATATTCTTACGGCGCTTCAGATTTCTCGGCGGGTTATGCGGACCATCAAACAAAACCTGTTCTGGGCCTTTGCGTACAACGTCCTGGGCATCCCCATTGCGGCGGGACTCCTCCATGTGTTTGGGGGTCCCCTCCTGAACCCCATGCTTGCCGCGGCGGCCATGTCCTTCAGTTCTGTCTCGGTGGTTCTCAATGCGCTCAGATTACGATACTATAGGGGATGA
- a CDS encoding SPFH domain-containing protein: protein MRTSGQNEERPAPYWAGMPMLIGNITLTAGTVALFIYGSIQADKQLTLQAILMMSLGGLYGFILGPLVFTGLRILKPNEALVLTLFGKYYGTLKGPGFFWVTPFVQAVAPVPVKPSTAQVPLEKTTPGRGEGVNKRISLKVLTLDNEKQKINDALGNPIIIGIVVVWRVIDTAKAVFNVDNYVEYLSIQCDSALRNIVRLYPYDSPDEENEKSLRGSSQEIAERLKAEIQQKVDIAGLEIIEARITHLSYAPEIATAMLQKQQATAVVAARQLIVEGAVGMVEMALEKLSQRQIINLDEERKAAMVSNLLVVLCANREAQPVVNTGTLY from the coding sequence ATGCGTACGTCAGGTCAGAACGAGGAACGCCCTGCCCCCTATTGGGCGGGAATGCCCATGCTCATCGGAAACATTACCCTTACCGCAGGCACCGTGGCGCTTTTCATTTATGGTTCCATACAGGCCGATAAACAGCTTACTCTACAGGCTATTCTGATGATGAGCCTCGGCGGCCTCTACGGTTTTATCCTGGGGCCCCTGGTGTTTACGGGGCTTCGGATTCTTAAACCCAACGAAGCCCTCGTTCTTACCCTATTTGGGAAATATTATGGGACCCTTAAAGGTCCGGGCTTTTTCTGGGTTACCCCCTTTGTGCAAGCCGTGGCCCCCGTCCCTGTAAAACCCTCTACCGCCCAGGTGCCCCTTGAAAAAACTACCCCCGGCCGAGGAGAAGGGGTAAACAAAAGAATATCCCTTAAGGTCCTTACCCTGGATAACGAAAAACAAAAAATCAACGACGCCCTCGGTAATCCTATCATTATCGGGATTGTGGTGGTCTGGCGGGTCATAGACACGGCAAAGGCGGTCTTTAACGTGGATAACTACGTAGAGTACCTTTCCATTCAGTGCGATTCGGCCCTGCGGAATATCGTCCGGCTGTATCCCTATGATTCACCCGATGAGGAGAACGAAAAATCCCTGCGGGGCAGCAGTCAGGAAATCGCAGAGCGCCTTAAAGCGGAAATACAACAAAAGGTAGACATCGCGGGCCTGGAGATTATCGAAGCCCGGATTACCCACCTTTCCTATGCCCCAGAAATTGCCACGGCGATGCTCCAAAAACAGCAGGCGACCGCGGTGGTTGCCGCCCGCCAGCTTATTGTGGAAGGGGCGGTGGGCATGGTAGAAATGGCCCTGGAAAAGCTAAGCCAGCGACAAATCATCAACCTGGATGAAGAACGGAAGGCCGCCATGGTAAGCAACCTCCTGGTAGTGCTCTGTGCCAACCGGGAGGCCCAGCCGGTAGTCAACACGGGAACCCTGTACTAG
- a CDS encoding chemotaxis response regulator protein-glutamate methylesterase produces MGKIRVLIVDDSAIVRDVLSRAIEGVPDMELVGTAPDPFVARDKIVQLKPDVITLDIEMPRMDGLTFLERLMHYFPLPVIIVSSVTTHDPYAAIKALQLGAFDVVNKPGGSITIEEVKEEVLQKIRAAYEEGEQFINKIRSVVAGPLQDRSRHPAPPYSSFPPQDIAQITKLPGSSPVAGKSSGSSTGTAGTPSRSHLTQVTTTEKLIAIGASTGGTVALESIFRQLPAHLPPLLVVQHMPANFTRQFAQRLNEISALQVKEAEDEELIEAGTAYVAPGGYHMEIRRKGASLFIHLNQKERVHYQRPAVDPLFYSVAQEVGKNALGILLTGMGRDGAAGLLAMKESGARTLAQDEASSIVWGMPRAAVELGAAHKVLDLTAIPPEIIAFSGS; encoded by the coding sequence ATGGGGAAAATAAGGGTTCTGATTGTCGATGATTCTGCTATTGTTCGGGATGTGTTATCCCGAGCGATAGAAGGGGTTCCCGATATGGAACTGGTGGGCACCGCTCCAGATCCCTTCGTGGCCCGGGATAAGATAGTACAGCTTAAACCCGATGTGATTACCCTGGATATCGAAATGCCCCGGATGGATGGGCTTACCTTTCTTGAGCGGCTCATGCACTACTTTCCCCTACCCGTTATTATTGTAAGTTCCGTAACAACCCATGATCCGTATGCGGCAATCAAGGCCCTCCAACTGGGAGCCTTTGATGTGGTCAACAAACCCGGAGGGAGCATTACCATTGAAGAAGTAAAAGAAGAGGTGCTGCAAAAAATCCGGGCCGCCTACGAAGAAGGGGAACAGTTTATCAATAAAATACGATCCGTTGTTGCGGGGCCCCTTCAGGATAGGTCCAGGCATCCAGCACCGCCGTATTCCTCCTTTCCTCCGCAGGATATTGCACAGATAACCAAACTACCCGGCTCTTCCCCGGTTGCGGGGAAGAGCTCGGGAAGCTCCACCGGTACAGCGGGGACACCGAGCCGCTCCCATCTTACCCAGGTTACCACCACCGAAAAACTCATTGCTATTGGGGCCTCCACCGGGGGAACGGTTGCTCTAGAAAGCATATTCCGGCAACTTCCGGCCCACCTGCCGCCCCTGTTGGTGGTGCAACACATGCCTGCAAACTTTACCCGCCAGTTTGCTCAGCGCCTTAACGAAATCAGCGCCCTCCAGGTAAAAGAAGCAGAAGATGAGGAGCTTATAGAAGCAGGAACGGCCTACGTCGCCCCCGGGGGCTACCACATGGAGATCCGCCGCAAGGGGGCATCCCTTTTCATTCACCTAAACCAAAAAGAACGGGTCCACTATCAGCGGCCCGCGGTGGATCCCCTTTTTTATTCGGTGGCCCAGGAGGTGGGGAAAAATGCCCTGGGAATTCTGCTTACGGGCATGGGACGGGATGGAGCAGCGGGGCTTCTGGCTATGAAAGAATCGGGGGCCCGGACCCTTGCCCAGGACGAGGCCAGTTCCATCGTCTGGGGTATGCCTCGGGCTGCGGTAGAGCTAGGGGCGGCCCACAAGGTACTGGATCTTACGGCGATTCCCCCGGAAATTATAGCCTTTAGCGGCTCGTAA
- a CDS encoding protein-glutamate O-methyltransferase CheR — protein sequence MRRSSELTDELFKGFQNYLYYHTGITIRDNKKYLVEYRLQRYIGEDKPYKSFSDLYRALEQKKDPQLERIVINSLTTNYTYFFREKVHFRFLEYYLKTYGSGQSYIRLWSAGCSSGEEAYSMAITCLEAGYAYPEKDIRILATDISERVLKKAKEATYHYSSLHGELSDSQIRRYFQFNKKTKEFSVQDFVRSLVVIRELNLMDIFPFSRQFDVIFLRNVLIYFNAQEKEQILEKMYDVLKNKGYLVLGLSESLVGLHHNFQPLNYSIYRKGGNTP from the coding sequence ATGCGTAGATCCTCTGAATTAACGGATGAACTTTTTAAAGGATTCCAGAATTATTTGTATTACCATACGGGAATTACTATCCGGGATAACAAGAAGTACCTGGTGGAATATCGGTTGCAACGGTACATCGGGGAAGATAAACCGTACAAGTCTTTCTCTGATTTGTACCGGGCCCTGGAGCAAAAAAAGGACCCCCAGCTTGAACGGATTGTCATTAATAGTCTTACCACCAATTACACCTATTTTTTTCGAGAAAAAGTGCATTTCCGTTTTCTTGAGTATTACCTTAAAACCTATGGCTCTGGGCAAAGCTATATCCGGCTGTGGAGTGCCGGCTGTTCTTCAGGAGAAGAAGCCTATAGTATGGCAATTACCTGTCTTGAAGCAGGGTATGCATATCCAGAAAAGGATATTCGTATTCTTGCTACCGACATATCAGAAAGGGTACTGAAAAAAGCAAAAGAAGCAACCTATCACTATTCGAGTTTGCACGGCGAATTATCGGATTCTCAAATTCGTCGCTATTTTCAGTTTAACAAAAAAACAAAGGAATTTTCCGTACAGGATTTTGTTCGTTCCCTTGTAGTAATACGGGAACTCAACTTGATGGATATCTTCCCCTTCTCCCGGCAATTCGATGTAATCTTTCTTAGAAATGTTCTTATCTATTTTAACGCTCAGGAGAAAGAACAGATCTTAGAAAAAATGTATGACGTTTTAAAAAACAAGGGGTACCTGGTATTAGGTTTATCAGAAAGTCTTGTTGGATTACACCATAATTTTCAGCCCCTTAATTATTCCATTTACCGCAAAGGAGGGAATACCCCATGA
- a CDS encoding chemotaxis protein CheA, protein MKDPTTVLIEKIQELTTSLSSYEQGDLLGAADIQDRIGQLCTFLEGKKSLEKLHSLVAHMRPLAWALAQPSYEEEALRLLQELVEGLELFITGRISGKSYGERIRTQEPLIRKYEKLFRTTQSSRTEKGNGHVPTPGEGGILNGFSEKASTTPEIEKTNTPPSTAPSFRTEEKPVRHGEPSYPTNYFDAIIEDRKLLEQFHTEAQEHLEEAQATLVELEYDGTNKELLHTIFRNFHTIKGSSAFLGLKNIEETAHSIEDLLAIVRDGKLILTKELIDIIFFGMELLKNLLDIMAAHEYQNRSMVSSFRMVNIYPYIRLLKKIKEEYRYKKIGEILEEEGKIAPAILKEILKKQESSEKKLGEIIIEEQAARPEDVVAALKKQSDIANRLKRSAIVKVSNEKLNTLIDIVGELVINQSMLKQELRQLHLTETAERSISQLETITTTIKNLVLSMGMVPIAEIFNKLRVVARNTAEELGKNVYLEVRGEDTELDRNVIETIYDPLLHLIRNSIDHGIEDGKTREERGKNRLGKIILSAEHKGSGIEIIVQDDGQGIDPERVLQKAVEKGIIKKEDTATLSERDIYNLLFLPGFSTADQVTSVSGRGVGLDVVKKNLDSIHGRVEVHSEMGKGTCFTIKLPLTLAIIEGFVTRVGDNKYVFPFSSIEEIKVVPPEELYLSENKEEAMIFHRGIHMPVIFSHRVFREPQKNSKEQLLTLIFNFDHSHYCVVVDELIGKQEIVIKSISQNILKDCRFFSGGTIFGDGSIGFVVDMQGFLEALK, encoded by the coding sequence ATGAAAGACCCTACCACCGTTCTAATAGAAAAGATCCAGGAACTTACTACTTCTCTTTCTAGCTATGAACAGGGAGATCTTTTAGGCGCCGCGGATATCCAGGATAGAATTGGGCAGCTATGTACGTTTTTAGAGGGAAAGAAATCCCTCGAAAAGCTCCATAGTCTTGTGGCCCACATGCGTCCCCTGGCATGGGCCCTGGCACAACCCAGCTATGAAGAAGAAGCCCTCAGATTATTACAAGAACTGGTAGAGGGGCTTGAGCTTTTTATTACCGGCCGAATCTCAGGAAAATCCTATGGGGAGCGCATTCGTACCCAGGAACCTCTTATTCGTAAATATGAGAAACTATTCCGTACTACTCAATCTTCCAGAACAGAAAAAGGCAACGGTCATGTTCCTACGCCAGGGGAAGGAGGGATTCTTAACGGTTTTTCCGAAAAAGCGAGCACAACCCCAGAAATCGAAAAGACAAACACACCACCGTCAACAGCCCCATCATTCAGGACAGAAGAAAAACCCGTGAGACATGGAGAACCATCCTACCCTACCAATTACTTTGATGCCATCATCGAAGATCGCAAATTACTTGAACAGTTTCATACTGAAGCCCAGGAACACCTGGAAGAAGCCCAGGCTACGCTGGTGGAATTAGAGTACGATGGGACCAACAAAGAACTGTTACACACAATTTTCCGTAATTTTCATACTATTAAGGGATCCAGTGCCTTTTTAGGATTAAAAAACATCGAAGAAACCGCTCATAGCATCGAAGACCTTTTAGCCATCGTGCGGGATGGGAAACTTATCCTTACAAAGGAACTCATCGACATCATCTTCTTTGGGATGGAACTGCTTAAAAACCTGTTAGACATCATGGCCGCCCATGAATATCAAAATCGTTCTATGGTCTCATCCTTCAGGATGGTCAATATCTATCCCTACATCAGACTTCTTAAAAAGATAAAAGAAGAATATCGATACAAAAAAATTGGAGAAATTCTGGAAGAGGAAGGGAAAATTGCGCCTGCCATCCTTAAGGAAATCCTTAAAAAACAGGAGAGTAGCGAGAAAAAACTAGGCGAAATCATAATAGAAGAACAAGCCGCCCGACCAGAAGATGTAGTGGCGGCCCTTAAAAAACAGAGTGATATTGCAAACCGTCTTAAAAGAAGCGCCATCGTTAAAGTTTCCAACGAAAAACTTAATACCCTTATCGATATTGTTGGAGAGCTGGTCATTAACCAGTCGATGCTTAAACAGGAATTACGGCAACTCCATCTAACCGAAACGGCAGAACGAAGCATCAGCCAGCTTGAAACCATCACTACCACCATTAAAAACCTGGTTCTTTCCATGGGAATGGTGCCTATTGCAGAGATCTTTAATAAATTACGGGTTGTTGCCCGTAATACCGCAGAGGAACTGGGGAAAAATGTCTATCTTGAAGTGCGGGGAGAAGACACCGAACTCGATCGTAATGTCATCGAAACCATCTACGACCCCCTCCTGCATCTGATTCGCAACTCTATCGACCACGGCATCGAAGATGGTAAAACCCGGGAAGAGCGAGGGAAAAATCGTTTAGGGAAAATTATCCTGTCCGCTGAACACAAGGGAAGCGGTATCGAAATCATCGTTCAGGATGATGGACAGGGTATTGATCCTGAGCGGGTACTCCAAAAGGCGGTAGAAAAAGGGATCATTAAAAAAGAAGACACCGCAACACTAAGTGAACGGGACATTTACAACCTGCTATTCCTTCCAGGGTTTTCCACCGCCGACCAGGTGACCAGTGTATCAGGCCGTGGGGTCGGCCTTGATGTGGTTAAAAAGAATCTGGATAGCATCCATGGCCGGGTGGAGGTCCACTCTGAAATGGGGAAGGGAACCTGTTTTACCATAAAACTGCCCCTCACGCTGGCAATCATCGAAGGCTTTGTTACCCGGGTGGGAGACAATAAGTATGTGTTCCCCTTCTCGTCAATAGAAGAAATCAAGGTGGTACCACCAGAGGAACTGTATCTGAGCGAAAACAAAGAGGAAGCCATGATATTCCACCGGGGGATTCATATGCCGGTTATCTTTTCCCATCGGGTATTCCGGGAGCCCCAAAAGAACAGTAAAGAACAGCTTCTCACCCTTATATTCAATTTTGATCACTCCCATTACTGCGTGGTAGTAGATGAACTTATCGGCAAACAGGAAATCGTCATAAAAAGTATCAGTCAGAATATTCTTAAGGATTGTCGTTTTTTCTCAGGCGGAACCATCTTTGGAGATGGAAGTATCGGTTTTGTGGTCGACATGCAGGGTTTTTTGGAAGCCCTAAAATAG
- a CDS encoding response regulator: protein MKKAILIADDSDVIRSIVEQTLRLYHYENIITAIDGQDALEKAKAHQNEIALFVFDVNMPRMDGIQLVEEVRKFDTTTPIIMLTTETDKAKMMAARERGATGWIIKPFQGDKFIRVVEMYVKS from the coding sequence ATGAAAAAGGCTATTCTTATTGCAGATGATTCAGACGTGATCCGGAGTATTGTAGAACAGACCCTCCGGCTTTATCACTATGAAAACATCATCACCGCCATAGATGGGCAGGATGCCCTGGAAAAAGCAAAGGCCCACCAGAATGAAATAGCCCTTTTTGTCTTCGATGTAAACATGCCCCGGATGGATGGTATCCAGCTTGTAGAAGAGGTGCGCAAGTTCGATACCACCACCCCTATCATCATGCTGACCACTGAAACTGACAAGGCCAAGATGATGGCTGCCCGAGAACGGGGCGCTACCGGGTGGATTATCAAACCCTTCCAGGGGGACAAATTCATCCGGGTAGTAGAAATGTACGTAAAATCTTAA